One genomic region from Deinococcus roseus encodes:
- a CDS encoding S9 family peptidase produces MLQPETLLDLHFVSDPQVHGSRVVFVRSTPQQKKYISNLYLWQEGELFPLTHGEHRNTSPRFSPDGQSLAFISNRSGKNQIHLLRLQGGEARQLTDLNTDPWDVQWSPDGEHLSFLAGSARQDQDVVFITNHREYQFNAEGLLPDPPDQIHLLRVSDGSLSVLTQAEIYITEHQWLPDGSGVAYISAPSDQEMSQDRQCVYLQRLQGPLQQVMEASAQFSQLAVQPDGSGFVVVKREHNWQDAHLYYYHWDGTHKRLDEGFDYPAGNFILGDMQYGSYPNRARWLDAQTLLAVYTLGGSSGLFTLKLSGEVTPLLHHHARVVSAFQVCSGKVTFIDESSTELPEVYLWEDGVVTPVSQQGNLIVEWDITAPLSLRVGNVEGWVLLPAGAAERFPVVLSIHGGPHMAYGHAFMHEFQVLVQQGYAVLYCNPRGSVGYGQSHTSAIQGCWGSVDQDDLLSFLDAALSQYSQLDPSRMAVIGGSYGGYMVNWITAHTTRFKRAITDRCLCNLVSFVGTSDIGAFFGPHEWGSNPYTGDPEVLWNLSPLKYVSQVKTPTLVVHSEQDLRCPLEQGQQWYAALKTLGIETRFVRFPEENHELSRGGRPDRRVVRLKEYLNWLGGL; encoded by the coding sequence ATGCTGCAACCCGAAACCCTGCTTGATTTGCATTTTGTCTCGGATCCCCAGGTACATGGTTCCCGGGTGGTCTTTGTGCGCTCCACCCCCCAGCAGAAAAAATACATTTCTAACCTTTACCTGTGGCAGGAGGGTGAACTGTTCCCCCTGACCCACGGTGAGCACCGCAACACCTCCCCCAGGTTTTCCCCGGATGGGCAGTCTCTGGCTTTCATCAGCAACCGCTCTGGGAAAAACCAGATTCACCTGCTCAGGCTGCAAGGCGGAGAAGCCCGACAGTTGACAGACCTGAACACTGACCCCTGGGATGTGCAGTGGAGCCCCGATGGAGAGCACCTGTCTTTTCTGGCAGGCAGTGCCAGACAGGATCAGGATGTGGTGTTCATCACCAATCACCGGGAATACCAGTTCAATGCAGAGGGCTTGCTGCCCGATCCTCCAGACCAGATTCACCTGCTCAGGGTCTCTGATGGATCCCTTTCTGTGCTGACCCAGGCTGAAATTTACATCACCGAACACCAGTGGCTGCCAGATGGTTCCGGGGTGGCTTACATTTCTGCCCCTTCAGATCAGGAGATGTCACAGGACCGCCAGTGTGTGTACCTGCAGCGTTTGCAGGGTCCATTGCAGCAGGTCATGGAGGCCAGTGCCCAGTTCAGCCAGCTGGCGGTTCAACCGGATGGTTCGGGTTTTGTGGTGGTGAAACGGGAGCACAACTGGCAGGATGCTCACCTGTACTACTACCACTGGGACGGCACCCACAAGCGTCTGGATGAGGGTTTTGATTATCCAGCAGGGAATTTCATTCTGGGAGACATGCAATACGGGTCTTACCCCAACCGTGCCCGCTGGCTGGATGCCCAGACTTTGCTGGCGGTTTACACCCTGGGAGGATCTTCAGGGCTGTTCACCCTCAAGCTTTCCGGGGAAGTGACCCCCCTCCTGCACCACCATGCCAGGGTGGTCAGTGCTTTCCAGGTGTGTTCTGGCAAGGTGACCTTCATTGATGAATCCTCCACAGAGCTTCCGGAAGTGTACCTCTGGGAGGATGGGGTGGTCACTCCGGTGTCCCAGCAGGGCAACCTGATTGTGGAGTGGGACATCACTGCGCCCCTGTCTTTGCGGGTGGGCAATGTGGAAGGGTGGGTGCTCCTGCCTGCTGGTGCAGCAGAACGGTTTCCTGTGGTGCTGAGCATCCACGGTGGTCCCCACATGGCTTATGGGCATGCTTTCATGCATGAGTTTCAGGTGCTGGTGCAGCAGGGTTATGCCGTGCTGTACTGCAATCCCAGAGGCAGCGTGGGATATGGTCAGAGCCACACTTCGGCCATTCAGGGCTGCTGGGGCAGTGTGGATCAGGATGACCTGCTGTCCTTTCTGGATGCCGCCCTTTCCCAGTACAGCCAGCTTGATCCTTCACGAATGGCTGTGATTGGGGGCAGTTACGGCGGTTACATGGTCAACTGGATCACGGCCCACACCACCCGCTTCAAACGGGCCATCACAGACCGCTGCCTGTGCAACCTGGTGTCTTTTGTGGGCACCTCGGACATCGGAGCTTTTTTTGGACCCCATGAATGGGGCTCAAATCCCTACACAGGAGATCCCGAGGTGCTCTGGAACCTCAGCCCCTTAAAATACGTGTCTCAGGTGAAAACCCCCACCCTGGTGGTGCACAGCGAACAGGATTTGCGTTGCCCTCTGGAGCAGGGCCAGCAGTGGTACGCTGCCCTGAAAACCCTGGGCATTGAAACCCGTTTTGTGCGCTTCCCGGAAGAAAACCACGAACTTTCCCGTGGGGGCCGCCCGGACCGCCGGGTGGTGCGCCTGAAAGAGTACCTGAACTGGCTGGGTGGGCTTTAA
- the mobA gene encoding molybdenum cofactor guanylyltransferase, producing the protein MHITAAITAGGKSRRFGSDKALYRVGQYTLLEIAAHNLHACNQRLIIGPYALKGWQTYPDPFPGVGPISGLVSALQHAQNGWVFFTGVDMPQLDAHYWSHLHHHLNPDVQVIVPLNEEGKMEALAAAYHVSALPHLQAALQEQRYGLRQVIERKLLHHTLSGVPQHHFKNVNTRQDTTDLIDG; encoded by the coding sequence ATGCACATCACTGCTGCAATTACCGCCGGAGGGAAGTCCAGGCGATTTGGTTCAGACAAGGCATTGTATCGGGTTGGACAGTACACCCTGCTGGAAATTGCGGCGCACAACCTGCATGCCTGCAACCAGAGGCTGATCATTGGGCCTTATGCATTGAAAGGCTGGCAGACCTACCCGGATCCTTTTCCCGGTGTGGGGCCCATTTCAGGTCTGGTTTCTGCTTTGCAGCATGCCCAGAATGGCTGGGTGTTTTTTACGGGGGTGGACATGCCCCAGCTGGATGCCCATTACTGGTCCCATTTGCACCACCACCTGAATCCCGATGTGCAGGTGATTGTGCCCCTCAATGAGGAAGGCAAGATGGAAGCCCTGGCTGCGGCTTACCATGTCAGTGCACTGCCGCATTTGCAGGCTGCACTGCAGGAACAGCGTTACGGGCTCCGTCAGGTGATCGAGAGGAAGCTCTTGCACCACACCCTTTCCGGTGTTCCCCAGCACCACTTCAAAAACGTGAACACCCGTCAGGACACCACAGATTTGATTGATGGCTGA
- a CDS encoding RsmD family RNA methyltransferase, translating into MSNLRILGGSAKGRSLIVPATAVPTGAKVRKSLFDILAQHYEEGSSFLDLYAGSGAVGLEAASRGYQVALVDNSKGAVTILDKNARALNLKVKIHLGDVKFYVNRVGPQDIIFVDPPYPLDIPQIALHVLTQAPVNEDGVIIIQHPDKTHLPEHEGFTLDRREYGSNALTLYWKES; encoded by the coding sequence ATGTCGAACCTCAGAATCCTCGGGGGAAGTGCCAAGGGCCGCAGCCTGATTGTGCCTGCCACTGCTGTTCCCACCGGAGCCAAAGTCCGCAAAAGCCTCTTTGACATCCTCGCCCAGCATTATGAAGAAGGGAGCAGTTTTCTGGATCTGTATGCAGGCAGCGGTGCTGTGGGTCTGGAGGCTGCCAGCAGGGGGTATCAGGTGGCCCTGGTGGACAACAGTAAGGGAGCGGTCACCATCCTGGACAAGAACGCCCGTGCGCTGAACCTGAAAGTCAAAATCCACCTGGGTGATGTCAAATTTTACGTCAACCGTGTGGGGCCGCAGGACATCATTTTTGTGGATCCCCCCTACCCTTTAGACATCCCACAGATTGCCCTGCACGTGCTGACCCAGGCCCCAGTCAATGAGGATGGGGTCATCATCATCCAGCACCCGGACAAAACCCACCTGCCAGAACATGAAGGCTTCACGCTGGACCGCAGGGAGTATGGCAGCAACGCCCTGACGTTGTACTGGAAAGAAAGCTGA
- the coaD gene encoding pantetheine-phosphate adenylyltransferase, giving the protein MKAVFPGSFDPITNGHMDVLSRACKLFPEVTLAVLQNQRKASKNLFTIEERLEMLRKATEHLPNVRVEAFGGLLVEYMRERGATVILRGLRAVSDYEYELQIAHLNRQMNPDVETVFIMAATRWSYVSSSMVKEIASYGSKEVSKMVPPASAEALVKKFAEQQ; this is encoded by the coding sequence ATTAAAGCAGTGTTTCCGGGATCGTTTGATCCCATCACCAATGGACACATGGATGTGCTGTCTCGGGCCTGCAAGCTTTTTCCCGAAGTGACCCTGGCGGTGCTGCAAAACCAGCGCAAAGCCTCCAAAAACCTCTTCACCATTGAAGAGCGCCTGGAGATGCTCAGGAAAGCCACCGAGCACCTGCCCAATGTGCGGGTGGAGGCTTTTGGTGGTCTGCTGGTGGAGTACATGCGGGAAAGAGGGGCAACGGTGATTCTTCGTGGTCTGAGGGCCGTTTCGGATTACGAGTACGAGTTGCAGATCGCCCACCTGAACCGCCAGATGAACCCCGATGTGGAAACCGTCTTCATCATGGCCGCCACCCGCTGGTCTTATGTCAGTTCCAGCATGGTCAAAGAAATTGCCTCTTACGGCTCAAAAGAGGTCAGCAAGATGGTGCCCCCTGCCAGTGCAGAAGCCCTGGTCAAGAAGTTTGCAGAGCAGCAGTAA
- a CDS encoding DUF72 domain-containing protein: protein MKLLIGTGGYTNDDWLGLIYPEGTKQGDYLGIYSRYFNAVEVNSSFYAIPGEKAFAGMLRKTDSKTMFTVKLNKVFTHERSYTEDDVQRMILSPKPIREAGMLGPFLAQFPYSFKRTPEHRKYLQHLVTAFEGHPLAVEFRHASWLKDEVLEAFKELGIIWVSADYPPMDGLPPYQVQASTKTVYIRLHGRNQETWWEGQSASDRHDYRYSEEEIQDIADQIAVLKDVDTVYLFFQNTTKGHALFNYQTLKDAFKQHDLVVEIPRGSGLF from the coding sequence TTGAAACTCTTGATTGGCACCGGAGGTTACACCAACGACGACTGGCTGGGCCTGATTTACCCAGAAGGCACCAAGCAGGGAGATTACCTGGGGATCTACAGCCGTTACTTCAACGCTGTGGAGGTCAACAGTTCGTTTTACGCCATCCCTGGTGAGAAAGCCTTTGCTGGGATGTTGCGCAAGACCGACAGCAAAACCATGTTCACGGTGAAACTCAACAAGGTCTTCACCCATGAGCGCAGTTACACCGAAGACGACGTGCAGCGCATGATCCTCAGCCCCAAACCCATCCGGGAAGCGGGCATGCTGGGGCCTTTTCTGGCGCAGTTCCCGTACTCGTTCAAGCGCACCCCGGAGCACCGCAAATACCTGCAGCATCTGGTGACGGCCTTTGAAGGGCACCCCCTGGCCGTTGAGTTCAGGCATGCTTCCTGGCTCAAAGATGAGGTGCTTGAAGCTTTCAAGGAACTGGGCATCATCTGGGTCAGCGCAGATTACCCTCCAATGGACGGTTTGCCTCCCTATCAGGTGCAGGCCAGCACAAAGACGGTTTACATCCGTTTGCATGGTCGCAACCAGGAAACCTGGTGGGAAGGCCAGAGTGCCTCGGACCGCCACGACTACCGGTACAGCGAAGAAGAAATTCAGGACATTGCAGACCAGATTGCCGTTTTAAAGGATGTGGACACGGTTTATCTGTTCTTCCAGAACACCACCAAAGGTCATGCCCTGTTCAATTACCAGACCCTCAAAGATGCCTTCAAACAGCATGATCTGGTGGTGGAGATTCCCAGGGGCTCTGGACTCTTCTGA
- a CDS encoding gamma-glutamylcyclotransferase family protein produces the protein MKDLPACVFVYGTLKPGHRNYAVALKAGPHDVVGPALLSGFTMFGLTPEFYPGITEGEGTIAGVVLKYHDMDTALPILDELEELHLDPPGYRRDVLTVQFEDGSTQDCIVYIYIRQARMQQEGIYPIHSGVWQED, from the coding sequence ATGAAGGACCTTCCTGCTTGCGTTTTCGTTTATGGCACCCTGAAACCCGGTCACCGCAATTACGCCGTGGCTTTGAAAGCCGGTCCCCATGATGTGGTGGGACCGGCTTTGCTGTCCGGGTTTACCATGTTTGGCCTGACCCCCGAGTTCTATCCGGGCATCACTGAGGGAGAAGGCACCATTGCCGGAGTGGTCCTGAAGTACCATGACATGGACACCGCACTTCCCATTCTGGATGAGCTTGAAGAGCTGCATCTGGACCCACCGGGATACCGCCGGGACGTGCTGACGGTGCAATTTGAAGATGGCAGCACCCAGGATTGCATCGTCTACATTTACATCAGGCAGGCCAGAATGCAGCAGGAAGGCATTTATCCCATCCATTCGGGGGTCTGGCAGGAGGACTGA
- a CDS encoding glycoside hydrolase family 18 protein yields MKKTLIYALLALTASLAQAQEANLPAAPGHIVVGYYPSWGVYGKNYFVQDIPADKITHINYAFANVNAEGKCVLGDPWADIQNGNLGMVGEGEKALKGNFAAIKHLKARHPNLKVMISVGGWTFSKYFSVAARTPESRKAFVDSCVNMFILGQFDGVDPQYGQGVFDGIDIDWEYPVVVGNEGNIVDPSDKQNYTLLMEEFRQALNKVSVSTGQEYQLSIAASASPTILTQHMETANLANVLDFINLMTYDFHGSWDRTTNHHSSLFASGKEPAGDTNSVENTVKTVIGLGVDPRQIVVGVPFYGYTFKEVGSEGNGLYQPTTGGAPGTLGETGILSYSDILKLEMNPNYRKYRDRQTKTVWLYSKKDLNFVAYDDPDTIKDKVAFIKKMGLGGAMFWELSQDGGSLLNVLDAGLNP; encoded by the coding sequence GGTGGGCTACTACCCCTCCTGGGGCGTGTACGGCAAGAATTATTTCGTGCAGGACATTCCAGCAGACAAGATCACCCACATCAATTACGCATTCGCCAACGTGAATGCAGAAGGCAAATGCGTGCTGGGAGACCCCTGGGCAGACATCCAGAACGGCAACCTCGGGATGGTGGGGGAAGGAGAAAAAGCCCTCAAAGGCAACTTTGCCGCCATCAAGCACCTCAAAGCCAGACACCCCAACCTCAAAGTGATGATCTCGGTGGGAGGCTGGACCTTCAGCAAATACTTCTCGGTGGCGGCCCGCACCCCGGAAAGCCGCAAGGCTTTTGTGGATTCCTGCGTGAACATGTTCATCCTGGGGCAGTTTGATGGGGTGGACCCGCAGTACGGTCAGGGCGTCTTTGATGGCATCGACATCGACTGGGAATACCCTGTGGTGGTCGGCAATGAGGGCAACATCGTGGACCCCAGCGACAAGCAGAACTACACCCTCCTGATGGAAGAATTCCGTCAGGCGCTCAACAAGGTCTCGGTCAGCACCGGACAGGAATACCAGCTTTCCATTGCTGCCAGTGCCAGCCCCACCATCCTGACCCAGCACATGGAAACTGCCAACCTTGCCAACGTGCTGGACTTCATCAACCTGATGACCTACGACTTCCACGGAAGCTGGGACAGAACCACCAACCACCACAGCTCACTGTTCGCCTCTGGCAAAGAGCCCGCAGGAGACACCAACAGCGTGGAAAACACCGTCAAAACCGTGATTGGCCTGGGTGTGGACCCCAGACAGATCGTGGTCGGGGTGCCATTCTACGGCTACACCTTCAAAGAGGTGGGTTCTGAAGGCAACGGCCTCTACCAGCCCACCACCGGAGGAGCCCCCGGAACCCTGGGTGAAACCGGCATCCTCAGTTACTCGGACATCCTGAAACTGGAAATGAACCCCAATTACCGCAAATACCGCGACCGCCAGACCAAAACCGTGTGGCTGTACAGCAAAAAAGACCTGAATTTTGTGGCCTACGATGACCCGGACACCATCAAAGACAAGGTGGCCTTCATCAAGAAAATGGGTCTGGGCGGTGCCATGTTCTGGGAACTCAGCCAGGACGGTGGCAGCCTGCTGAATGTGCTGGATGCGGGGTTGAATCCTTAG